One Leifsonia shinshuensis DNA window includes the following coding sequences:
- a CDS encoding sugar porter family MFS transporter: protein MSHIPTTATVSTSALPPLGDDRRYNRRVGMIAVIATFGGLLFGYDTGVLNGALSFIVDYFHLNAVQEGLITFLLLIGAALGALVGGRIADSFGRKRTITVLAIIFFIGALASAFAPTYGVFLGARFILGLAVGGASVTVPVYLGEVAPFEKRGGLVSRNELMIVGGQFLAFLFNAIIGNAWGSNGEVWRYMLTIAAIPAIVLFFGMLRLPESPRWLALKGRSDEALAVLRTLRTEQRAVAEHAEILQLIEDERELTENYSAWGEIKSQPWIKRLILIGMGIAAFQQLTGINSMQYYGTQVLEQAGFTRNSALTFNVLIGLISIIAMLIALPLLNRFNRRGMMLFGFTGILVAHLLVGVFGIVLPQHSPVRAWVLLVCILLFVGLMQGTIGPLAWLMLSEIFPLRLRGVAMGFAVLVLWVTNAIISFAFPSLVGALGFSTFLLFAFVAGLALLFIGVAVPETKGKTLEGLEEHFKRLYASF from the coding sequence ATGTCACACATTCCTACGACGGCGACCGTCTCCACGTCGGCGCTCCCACCGCTCGGCGACGACCGCCGCTACAACCGCCGTGTCGGCATGATCGCGGTCATCGCGACGTTCGGCGGTCTCCTGTTCGGCTACGACACCGGTGTGCTCAATGGCGCGCTCAGCTTCATCGTCGACTACTTCCACCTCAATGCGGTCCAGGAAGGCCTGATCACCTTCCTGCTGCTGATCGGGGCGGCGCTCGGTGCGCTCGTCGGCGGTCGCATCGCCGACTCGTTCGGACGCAAGCGGACGATCACCGTGCTCGCGATCATCTTCTTCATCGGAGCGCTCGCCAGCGCGTTCGCCCCGACCTACGGAGTCTTCCTCGGCGCCCGCTTCATCCTCGGCCTCGCGGTCGGCGGCGCGTCGGTGACCGTCCCCGTCTACCTCGGCGAGGTCGCCCCGTTCGAGAAGCGCGGCGGGCTCGTCAGCCGCAACGAGCTGATGATCGTCGGCGGCCAGTTCCTCGCCTTCCTGTTCAACGCGATCATCGGCAACGCGTGGGGGAGCAACGGTGAGGTCTGGCGGTACATGCTGACGATCGCGGCCATCCCCGCGATCGTGCTGTTCTTCGGGATGCTCCGGCTGCCCGAGAGCCCGCGCTGGCTGGCGCTGAAGGGCCGCTCCGACGAGGCGCTCGCGGTTCTGCGGACCCTGCGCACCGAGCAGCGCGCCGTCGCCGAGCACGCCGAGATCCTCCAGCTGATCGAGGACGAGCGCGAGCTGACAGAGAACTACAGCGCCTGGGGCGAGATCAAATCCCAGCCCTGGATCAAGCGGCTCATCCTGATCGGCATGGGCATCGCGGCCTTCCAGCAGCTGACCGGCATCAACTCCATGCAGTACTACGGCACGCAGGTGCTGGAGCAGGCCGGCTTCACCCGCAACTCGGCGCTGACGTTCAACGTGCTGATCGGCCTCATCTCGATCATCGCCATGCTGATCGCGCTGCCCCTGCTCAACCGCTTCAACCGCCGCGGGATGATGCTGTTCGGCTTCACCGGCATCCTCGTCGCGCATCTGCTCGTCGGCGTCTTCGGGATCGTGCTGCCGCAGCACAGCCCGGTGCGCGCCTGGGTGCTGCTCGTCTGCATCCTGCTCTTCGTCGGCCTGATGCAGGGCACCATCGGCCCGCTTGCGTGGCTGATGCTCTCGGAGATCTTCCCGCTGCGCCTGCGCGGCGTCGCGATGGGCTTCGCTGTGCTGGTGCTCTGGGTGACGAATGCGATCATCTCGTTCGCGTTCCCCTCGCTGGTCGGCGCGCTCGGGTTCAGCACCTTCCTGCTCTTCGCCTTCGTGGCCGGGCTCGCGCTGCTGTTCATCGGCGTGGCCGTGCCGGAGACCAAGGGCAAGACGCTGGAGGGCCTGGAAGAGCACTTCAAGCGCCTCTACGCCTCCTTCTGA